The Calditrichota bacterium genome includes the window GTACAAAATCTGGTTTCCAGCCTGAAAGACGACCCGGAATTGGAAATCCATGTTCTGACGATTGATTATGACCGCGATATCCCCTACAAACCTGTTGAAAATGTGCAGGTTCATTGGCTGCCGGCCAATAAGGCGCGGAACCGTCTGACGCTATTTGCCCCCGAGAAAAAATGGATCAAACAAAAAATTGATGAGCTCCAACCCGATTTGGTTCATGTGCACGGCACGGATATTTACGGATTTGCCACACGAAACCTTGGTTTCCCGACCCTTCTGACCGTGCACGGAATTCTCTCAAAAGAAGCAAAAATCGTCGAAAAGAATTTAAAATGGCGTGCCAGGCTTTTAAACACCGTCAAAAATAAGTTTAATCATTATTTTGAAAATGCCACGCTGAGGGCGGCCAAACACATTATCGTCATTTCTCCTTACGTGGAGCAGCAAATACAGGATCGAACGGCGGCTACCTTTTACCACATTGACAACCCGGTGGATCAACGGTTCTTTGAACTGGACAATCGGGCGAACCCTAAGCAATTTCTTTTTGTGGGAATGATTCGTGCCAGAAAAGGGGTTTTGGGCCTGGCGGAAGCCGTTCAAAAATTGGCTGAGAAACATCCGGATGTGAAATTGCACCTGGTTGGTAAAGTTTTTGAACCGGACTATTTTGATTTGTTGAAAAAGTTTATCTTTGAAAAACACCTTGAGAACAACATTATTTATCGCGGGAGGCTTTCCGACGAGGAGCTGTTCCGCGAATTTGAAAACTGCCAGGCGGTGGTGATGAATTCCATTGAGGAATCGTCTCCGATGGTTATTGAACAGGCCATGGCCGCCGGAAAGGCCGTAGTGGCCACACGCGTGGGAGGAATTCCGTTTTTGGTGGAACACGGAAAATCCGGGCTTTTGGTGGACTACGGAAACCGGGATGAGCTGGCCGAAGCACTTGATTTTATTTACTCAAACCCGGACCGGGCCGGAGAAATGGGGCGGTACGGCAAAAAAATAGCCGAGGCCCGGTTCCGGCAGGAAAGTATTGCGAAAAATACAAAAGATATTTATTTAAAATTAATTCAATCCCGATCTGAATAGGTTTTCCTCAAAAAGCAGATCATCCCCTCTTTGTCTCAATTCTTTTGAAACCAACAATAACAAACATCGGGAAAAGTCCATTGAAAATCGTTTATTTTAATTACCTTTACGATCTTTACGAAGGAGCCATTGGTTCAACCATAAAAGCGGTTGAACTGCTGAATGCTCTGGAAAAACAGGGGCACGAAATCAAACAATATTGGTTGAATGCCAAGCCGGACGAGACCCAATCGGAACAGCAGCTGCCGTCTAAAATCAAAAATAATCTGAAGCGATTTCTGGATCGTTATCTTCACGAGCCCAGCCAAATTCTGAAAAATCTGAAGTACATTGCCAAGGAAATGGCGATCCTCAGACGGGAGAAACCCGATCTGGTGATTTCGCGTCTGGATGTGTATTTATTTTCCACCTGGTTTGTGACGCGCTTTTACCATGTTCCCTGGATGGTCGAAGCCGATTCACCCGAGGTGTACGAATATCGTAAATTCTACACCCACTACAAAAAACTTCCCCTGGTTGATTCTTTGATCGAGCGCTTCAATGTTCGAGCGACCCGAAAAGTCTTTGTGGTGTCCAATTTGATCAAAAAATATTACGTGGATCAGGGAGGTGATCCCCGAAAAATCGTGGTGATCCCAAACGGAGCAGATGAAGAACGGATTATTCCCTTCAAAAAAAACAAGGAATTGCTAAAAAAATATCAGCTTTCAAACGAGATTGTAATTGGATTCATCGGCTCGTTCCATTACTGGCA containing:
- a CDS encoding glycosyltransferase family 4 protein, whose translation is MKIVYFNYLYDLYEGAIGSTIKAVELLNALEKQGHEIKQYWLNAKPDETQSEQQLPSKIKNNLKRFLDRYLHEPSQILKNLKYIAKEMAILRREKPDLVISRLDVYLFSTWFVTRFYHVPWMVEADSPEVYEYRKFYTHYKKLPLVDSLIERFNVRATRKVFVVSNLIKKYYVDQGGDPRKIVVIPNGADEERIIPFKKNKELLKKYQLSNEIVIGFIGSFHYWHGIDNLMKIMKEILRTETSVKFLLVGSGGVRENDLHAFVKENGFQNNVIFTGLVPHEDMGKYVSVMDIVLAPYPYLDFFYFSPMKLYEYMAAGKAVVASNIGQIAEVIENGRNGLLYEPDQIDKMVSGIRELIRNKDFRLTLGRNARKDIETKHSWTMRGKMLSKLCEEVVQNP
- a CDS encoding glycosyltransferase family 4 protein, which translates into the protein MKKHKIAIVSPYPLDPAKTTGGIQAVVQNLVSSLKDDPELEIHVLTIDYDRDIPYKPVENVQVHWLPANKARNRLTLFAPEKKWIKQKIDELQPDLVHVHGTDIYGFATRNLGFPTLLTVHGILSKEAKIVEKNLKWRARLLNTVKNKFNHYFENATLRAAKHIIVISPYVEQQIQDRTAATFYHIDNPVDQRFFELDNRANPKQFLFVGMIRARKGVLGLAEAVQKLAEKHPDVKLHLVGKVFEPDYFDLLKKFIFEKHLENNIIYRGRLSDEELFREFENCQAVVMNSIEESSPMVIEQAMAAGKAVVATRVGGIPFLVEHGKSGLLVDYGNRDELAEALDFIYSNPDRAGEMGRYGKKIAEARFRQESIAKNTKDIYLKLIQSRSE